The following are encoded in a window of Eschrichtius robustus isolate mEscRob2 chromosome 1, mEscRob2.pri, whole genome shotgun sequence genomic DNA:
- the EFS gene encoding embryonal Fyn-associated substrate isoform X2 has protein sequence MAIATSVYVVPPPARPCPTSGPLAGPCPPSPDPIYKVPRGSGTQQAAPGDALEVYDVPPTALRVPSNGPYDSPASFSRPLAWVVPQSPGEDDAPYDVPLAPKPQSDLEPDLDWEGGREPGPPLYAAPSNLKRASALLNLYEAPEELLADGESRGTDEGIYDVPLLGPETPPSPEPLAASASNDLDALALLLARSPPPAHRPRLPSAESLSRRPLPALPVPEAPSPSPAPSPAPGRKGSIQDRPLPPPPPRLPGYGGPKVEGDPEIGEVEDHQEGHHNEYEGIPVAEEYDYVHLKGMDKAQGARARDKASPGDPELLERGPPEQQEAPSPGEPLVLPAGDLQLLHFYAGQCQGHYSTLQAAVAALMSSTRANQPPRLFVPHGKQVLVAAHRLVFVGDTLGRLAVSTPLRTQVGAAGTALGQALRATVLAVKGAALGYPSGPAAQEMVQCVAELAGRALQFTTLLTSLAP, from the exons ATGGCCATAGCCACGTCG GTGTATGTGGTGCCACCCCCAGCTCGGCCCTGTCCTACCTCGGGACCTCTGGCTGGACCCTGTCCGCCCTCCCCTGATCCCATCTACAAGGTCCCCAGAGGCAGTGGGACCCAACAGGCTGCCCCTGGAGATGCCCTGGAG GTCTATGATGTACCCCCCACCGCCCTCCGAGTTCCCTCCAATGGCCCCTATGACTCCCCGGCCTCCTTCTCCCGCCCTCTGGCCTGGGTTGTCCCCCAGTCCCCTGGAGAAGATGACGCTCCCTATGACGTGCCTCTGGCCCCGAAGCCACAGTCAGACCTGGAGCCAGATCTGGACTGGGAGGGGGGCCGGGAGCCAGGGCCCCCCCTCTACGCTGCCCCCTCCAACCTGAAACGAGCATCCGCCCTGCTCAATCTGTACGAAGCACCAGAGGAACTGCTGGCAGATGGGGAAAGCAGGGGCACTGACGAGGGCATCTACGACGTCCCCCTGCTGGGGCCAGAGACTCCCCCTTCTCCAGAGCCCCTGGCAGCCTCGGCTTCCAATGACCTGGACGCCCTGGCCCTGCTTCTGGCCAGAAGCCCCCCACCCGCACACAGGCCCCGCTTGCCCTCAGCTGAGAGTCTGTCCCGCCGCCCTCTGCCAGCCCTGCCTGTCCCGGAGGCCCCCAGCCCTTCCCcggctccctctcctgctccaggCCGGAAGGGTAGCATCCAGGACcggcctctgcccccacccccaccccgcctgcCGGGCTACGGGGGCCCCAAGGTCGAGGGGGATCCAGAGATCGGGGAGGTGGAGGACCATCAAGAAGGACACCACAATGAGTATGAGGGCATCCCGGTGGCCGAGGAGTATGACTACGTCCACCTGAAG GGCATGGATAAAGCTCAGGGAGCCAGGGCCCGGGATAAGGCCTCCCCAGGGGATCCTGAGCTGCTGGAGAGGGGGCCACCAGAGCAGCAG GAGGCCCCGTCCCCAGGGGAGCCACTAGTTCTTCCCGCCGGAGATCTACAGCTCCTGCACTTCTACGCCGGGCAGTGCCAGGGCCACTACTCAACACTGCAGGCAGCCGTGGCGGCCCTGATGTCCAGCACCCGGGCCAACCAGCCCCCGCGCCTCTTCGTGCCCCACGGCAAGCAGGTGCTGGTGGCCGCTCACCGCCTGGTGTTTGTTGGGGACACCCTGGGCCGCCTGGCAGTCTCCACTCCTCTGCGAACACAGGTCGGAGCTGCAGGCACAGCGCTGGGCCAGGCATTGCGGGCCACGGTGCTGGCCGTCAAGGGGGCCGCCCTGGGCTACCCATCCGGCCCCGCGGCCCAAGAGATGGTGCAGTGTGTGGCGGAGCTGGCAGGGCGGGCCCTGCAATTTACCACCCTGCTCACCAGCCTGGCCCCCTGA
- the EFS gene encoding embryonal Fyn-associated substrate isoform X4, with protein sequence MAIATSVYVVPPPARPCPTSGPLAGPCPPSPDPIYKVPRGSGTQQAAPGDALEVYDVPPTALRVPSNGPYDSPASFSRPLAWVVPQSPGEDDTPPSPEPLAASASNDLDALALLLARSPPPAHRPRLPSAESLSRRPLPALPVPEAPSPSPAPSPAPGRKGSIQDRPLPPPPPRLPGYGGPKVEGDPEIGEVEDHQEGHHNEYEGIPVAEEYDYVHLKGMDKAQGARARDKASPGDPELLERGPPEQQEAPSPGEPLVLPAGDLQLLHFYAGQCQGHYSTLQAAVAALMSSTRANQPPRLFVPHGKQVLVAAHRLVFVGDTLGRLAVSTPLRTQVGAAGTALGQALRATVLAVKGAALGYPSGPAAQEMVQCVAELAGRALQFTTLLTSLAP encoded by the exons ATGGCCATAGCCACGTCG GTGTATGTGGTGCCACCCCCAGCTCGGCCCTGTCCTACCTCGGGACCTCTGGCTGGACCCTGTCCGCCCTCCCCTGATCCCATCTACAAGGTCCCCAGAGGCAGTGGGACCCAACAGGCTGCCCCTGGAGATGCCCTGGAG GTCTATGATGTACCCCCCACCGCCCTCCGAGTTCCCTCCAATGGCCCCTATGACTCCCCGGCCTCCTTCTCCCGCCCTCTGGCCTGGGTTGTCCCCCAGTCCCCTGGAGAAGATGAC ACTCCCCCTTCTCCAGAGCCCCTGGCAGCCTCGGCTTCCAATGACCTGGACGCCCTGGCCCTGCTTCTGGCCAGAAGCCCCCCACCCGCACACAGGCCCCGCTTGCCCTCAGCTGAGAGTCTGTCCCGCCGCCCTCTGCCAGCCCTGCCTGTCCCGGAGGCCCCCAGCCCTTCCCcggctccctctcctgctccaggCCGGAAGGGTAGCATCCAGGACcggcctctgcccccacccccaccccgcctgcCGGGCTACGGGGGCCCCAAGGTCGAGGGGGATCCAGAGATCGGGGAGGTGGAGGACCATCAAGAAGGACACCACAATGAGTATGAGGGCATCCCGGTGGCCGAGGAGTATGACTACGTCCACCTGAAG GGCATGGATAAAGCTCAGGGAGCCAGGGCCCGGGATAAGGCCTCCCCAGGGGATCCTGAGCTGCTGGAGAGGGGGCCACCAGAGCAGCAG GAGGCCCCGTCCCCAGGGGAGCCACTAGTTCTTCCCGCCGGAGATCTACAGCTCCTGCACTTCTACGCCGGGCAGTGCCAGGGCCACTACTCAACACTGCAGGCAGCCGTGGCGGCCCTGATGTCCAGCACCCGGGCCAACCAGCCCCCGCGCCTCTTCGTGCCCCACGGCAAGCAGGTGCTGGTGGCCGCTCACCGCCTGGTGTTTGTTGGGGACACCCTGGGCCGCCTGGCAGTCTCCACTCCTCTGCGAACACAGGTCGGAGCTGCAGGCACAGCGCTGGGCCAGGCATTGCGGGCCACGGTGCTGGCCGTCAAGGGGGCCGCCCTGGGCTACCCATCCGGCCCCGCGGCCCAAGAGATGGTGCAGTGTGTGGCGGAGCTGGCAGGGCGGGCCCTGCAATTTACCACCCTGCTCACCAGCCTGGCCCCCTGA
- the EFS gene encoding embryonal Fyn-associated substrate isoform X1, with the protein MAIATSAQLARALYDNTAESPQELSFRRGDVLRVLQREGAGGLDGWCLCSLHGQQGIVPANRVKLLPTGPAPKPGLSQVPPAQPGSPHPAPEHGNEDQEVYVVPPPARPCPTSGPLAGPCPPSPDPIYKVPRGSGTQQAAPGDALEVYDVPPTALRVPSNGPYDSPASFSRPLAWVVPQSPGEDDAPYDVPLAPKPQSDLEPDLDWEGGREPGPPLYAAPSNLKRASALLNLYEAPEELLADGESRGTDEGIYDVPLLGPETPPSPEPLAASASNDLDALALLLARSPPPAHRPRLPSAESLSRRPLPALPVPEAPSPSPAPSPAPGRKGSIQDRPLPPPPPRLPGYGGPKVEGDPEIGEVEDHQEGHHNEYEGIPVAEEYDYVHLKGMDKAQGARARDKASPGDPELLERGPPEQQEAPSPGEPLVLPAGDLQLLHFYAGQCQGHYSTLQAAVAALMSSTRANQPPRLFVPHGKQVLVAAHRLVFVGDTLGRLAVSTPLRTQVGAAGTALGQALRATVLAVKGAALGYPSGPAAQEMVQCVAELAGRALQFTTLLTSLAP; encoded by the exons ATGGCCATAGCCACGTCG GCCCAGCTGGCCCGGGCACTGTACGACAACACCGCCGAGTCCCCCCAGGAACTGTCCTTCCGCCGAGGGGACGTTCTACGGGTACTGCAGAGGGAAGGCGCTGGTGGGCTGGACGGCTGGTGCCTCTGCTCCCTGCATGGCCAGCAGGGCATTGTGCCTGCCAACAGAGTGAAGCTCCTTCCCACTGGCCCAGCACCCAAGCCTGGCCTCTCCCAGGTGCCGCCAGCCCAGCCTGGCTCACCACATCCAGCCCCAGAGCACGGCAATGAGGACCAGGAG GTGTATGTGGTGCCACCCCCAGCTCGGCCCTGTCCTACCTCGGGACCTCTGGCTGGACCCTGTCCGCCCTCCCCTGATCCCATCTACAAGGTCCCCAGAGGCAGTGGGACCCAACAGGCTGCCCCTGGAGATGCCCTGGAG GTCTATGATGTACCCCCCACCGCCCTCCGAGTTCCCTCCAATGGCCCCTATGACTCCCCGGCCTCCTTCTCCCGCCCTCTGGCCTGGGTTGTCCCCCAGTCCCCTGGAGAAGATGACGCTCCCTATGACGTGCCTCTGGCCCCGAAGCCACAGTCAGACCTGGAGCCAGATCTGGACTGGGAGGGGGGCCGGGAGCCAGGGCCCCCCCTCTACGCTGCCCCCTCCAACCTGAAACGAGCATCCGCCCTGCTCAATCTGTACGAAGCACCAGAGGAACTGCTGGCAGATGGGGAAAGCAGGGGCACTGACGAGGGCATCTACGACGTCCCCCTGCTGGGGCCAGAGACTCCCCCTTCTCCAGAGCCCCTGGCAGCCTCGGCTTCCAATGACCTGGACGCCCTGGCCCTGCTTCTGGCCAGAAGCCCCCCACCCGCACACAGGCCCCGCTTGCCCTCAGCTGAGAGTCTGTCCCGCCGCCCTCTGCCAGCCCTGCCTGTCCCGGAGGCCCCCAGCCCTTCCCcggctccctctcctgctccaggCCGGAAGGGTAGCATCCAGGACcggcctctgcccccacccccaccccgcctgcCGGGCTACGGGGGCCCCAAGGTCGAGGGGGATCCAGAGATCGGGGAGGTGGAGGACCATCAAGAAGGACACCACAATGAGTATGAGGGCATCCCGGTGGCCGAGGAGTATGACTACGTCCACCTGAAG GGCATGGATAAAGCTCAGGGAGCCAGGGCCCGGGATAAGGCCTCCCCAGGGGATCCTGAGCTGCTGGAGAGGGGGCCACCAGAGCAGCAG GAGGCCCCGTCCCCAGGGGAGCCACTAGTTCTTCCCGCCGGAGATCTACAGCTCCTGCACTTCTACGCCGGGCAGTGCCAGGGCCACTACTCAACACTGCAGGCAGCCGTGGCGGCCCTGATGTCCAGCACCCGGGCCAACCAGCCCCCGCGCCTCTTCGTGCCCCACGGCAAGCAGGTGCTGGTGGCCGCTCACCGCCTGGTGTTTGTTGGGGACACCCTGGGCCGCCTGGCAGTCTCCACTCCTCTGCGAACACAGGTCGGAGCTGCAGGCACAGCGCTGGGCCAGGCATTGCGGGCCACGGTGCTGGCCGTCAAGGGGGCCGCCCTGGGCTACCCATCCGGCCCCGCGGCCCAAGAGATGGTGCAGTGTGTGGCGGAGCTGGCAGGGCGGGCCCTGCAATTTACCACCCTGCTCACCAGCCTGGCCCCCTGA
- the EFS gene encoding embryonal Fyn-associated substrate isoform X3, with protein MAIATSVYVVPPPARPCPTSGPLAGPCPPSPDPIYKVPRGSGTQQAAPGDALEVYDVPPTALRVPSNGPYDSPASFSRPLAWVVPQSPGEDDAPYDVPLAPKPQSDLEPDLDWEGGREPGPPLYAAPSNLKRASALLNLYEAPEELLADGESRGTDEGIYDVPLLGPETPPSPEPLAASASNDLDALALLLARSPPPAHRPRLPSAESLSRRPLPALPVPEAPSPSPAPSPAPGRKGSIQDRPLPPPPPRLPGYGGPKVEGDPEIGEVEDHQEGHHNEYEGIPVAEEYDYVHLKEAPSPGEPLVLPAGDLQLLHFYAGQCQGHYSTLQAAVAALMSSTRANQPPRLFVPHGKQVLVAAHRLVFVGDTLGRLAVSTPLRTQVGAAGTALGQALRATVLAVKGAALGYPSGPAAQEMVQCVAELAGRALQFTTLLTSLAP; from the exons ATGGCCATAGCCACGTCG GTGTATGTGGTGCCACCCCCAGCTCGGCCCTGTCCTACCTCGGGACCTCTGGCTGGACCCTGTCCGCCCTCCCCTGATCCCATCTACAAGGTCCCCAGAGGCAGTGGGACCCAACAGGCTGCCCCTGGAGATGCCCTGGAG GTCTATGATGTACCCCCCACCGCCCTCCGAGTTCCCTCCAATGGCCCCTATGACTCCCCGGCCTCCTTCTCCCGCCCTCTGGCCTGGGTTGTCCCCCAGTCCCCTGGAGAAGATGACGCTCCCTATGACGTGCCTCTGGCCCCGAAGCCACAGTCAGACCTGGAGCCAGATCTGGACTGGGAGGGGGGCCGGGAGCCAGGGCCCCCCCTCTACGCTGCCCCCTCCAACCTGAAACGAGCATCCGCCCTGCTCAATCTGTACGAAGCACCAGAGGAACTGCTGGCAGATGGGGAAAGCAGGGGCACTGACGAGGGCATCTACGACGTCCCCCTGCTGGGGCCAGAGACTCCCCCTTCTCCAGAGCCCCTGGCAGCCTCGGCTTCCAATGACCTGGACGCCCTGGCCCTGCTTCTGGCCAGAAGCCCCCCACCCGCACACAGGCCCCGCTTGCCCTCAGCTGAGAGTCTGTCCCGCCGCCCTCTGCCAGCCCTGCCTGTCCCGGAGGCCCCCAGCCCTTCCCcggctccctctcctgctccaggCCGGAAGGGTAGCATCCAGGACcggcctctgcccccacccccaccccgcctgcCGGGCTACGGGGGCCCCAAGGTCGAGGGGGATCCAGAGATCGGGGAGGTGGAGGACCATCAAGAAGGACACCACAATGAGTATGAGGGCATCCCGGTGGCCGAGGAGTATGACTACGTCCACCTGAAG GAGGCCCCGTCCCCAGGGGAGCCACTAGTTCTTCCCGCCGGAGATCTACAGCTCCTGCACTTCTACGCCGGGCAGTGCCAGGGCCACTACTCAACACTGCAGGCAGCCGTGGCGGCCCTGATGTCCAGCACCCGGGCCAACCAGCCCCCGCGCCTCTTCGTGCCCCACGGCAAGCAGGTGCTGGTGGCCGCTCACCGCCTGGTGTTTGTTGGGGACACCCTGGGCCGCCTGGCAGTCTCCACTCCTCTGCGAACACAGGTCGGAGCTGCAGGCACAGCGCTGGGCCAGGCATTGCGGGCCACGGTGCTGGCCGTCAAGGGGGCCGCCCTGGGCTACCCATCCGGCCCCGCGGCCCAAGAGATGGTGCAGTGTGTGGCGGAGCTGGCAGGGCGGGCCCTGCAATTTACCACCCTGCTCACCAGCCTGGCCCCCTGA